The Bacillus sp. V2I10 genome segment CGCAGTTCTTCCGGAAACGTTTCATCGTCTAATCGCTTTAACGGAACCTGCCACATGCCTCCGCGGCCAAAGTCCATCGCTTGGACAACGATATCTAAATTGCCGTGAATGTCCGATTTCTTCTGTGTGGGGTCCAGCCGTCAAAACGCACTTATTATACGCTAAGACAGATATTGTAAAATGATTCACCAAAAACGGTCTAAACTCTTCATTTTAGTAATTTGATTTTGGTATAGCTTTTAGATAGGGGTTATTAACCCGAATTACTGGCCGTGTTATTGCTTTTAAAAGTAACCGAAAACGGTCGTTTATGGGGATTTTTATGAAAAGATAAATGGATATTTATGTTAAGGAAGAGAAGAAATTGTGAAATGATGTACTTAAACTAACGAAGCAGTTTAGTAAAAAAAGAGATGTTAATTTTACAACATCTCCTTTACTTTTAATTCCTTGTGATTTTTAGACTCTAATTCATATTTTAGATATTCCAGAAAGGGCGCTTTAGTTGGGCATTGTTGCCGAATCACATTTTCTTTTTCAACAAACGGGTTAATCCAATATGAAAGTAGTATAAGAATATTATTAGTAGGCGATACCTACACGTGATTTTATATAATCGCTTGCTTTTATCTGTTTAAATGAAAATTCTGCTGTATCCGGTACGGATATTTCAGCTCCACCCTCCGGCAAAAAATTTCGGTCTATTCGATATTTGCCTACCCTTTCTCCATCCGGCAAGTACGTAGGACAGACAATCGTCCATTCGAGGGTTGATTGTTTAAGCATATCGTAAACTTTATGATGTTCTTTCGCTGCACGGGTTGACTTCTGCTTTGATTCACTTGATTGATAACGCAGAGAATTTGGCGTGGTTCTACTTTGCAGAATACCCGCAGTTCCTATAGTTATTATTCGTTTTATACCTTCGTTTTCCATTGCTTCGATAATAAGTGGCATACTTTCTGATAGAGTGGTTGTGCCATCAGTATTTAGTGCACTAATAACTACATCAATCCCATGCATTGCACGTACTATATCATCTTTATTTAAAACATTCCCTTCAATAATGGTTAAATTTTCATTATTTATTTGAATCTTCTCTGGAGTGCGAACTAATACAGTAACATGATGACTTTCATGAAGGGCATAAGTAACTATTTGACTTCCAACTCGTCCAGTTGCACCTAAAATTAAAATATTCATAAGAATGAGGCTCCTTTTGCAAATACTAATATTTTACTATAAAAGTTATTTTATTGTCTTGTTCAACGAACGTATAAACCAATAGGTATTACAAAAAAGATTGTGAATAATTGTACTTAAACTAATGGGTGCGTTAGTTGATTAAAATGGCTCCCAATTTGGCGGGTTTTTATATCGGACACAAACGGTGAATGTAAATTGTGCATAAAAGAGGTTGTACTCTTGGACAAAAAAATGAAATGCTGTACAAAAAATATGGACAGCATTTTTAAATGATAAATTTTTGAAAACTTGCGCTTCTCATAAGTCCCTTTTTAGACAAGCATTGGAATTTCACTTCACACTTTATTAATGGATCAAGATAAAAATAGTTTTCATCCTCGTTAGTGATTAGCTGCTTAGATATTTCGTAAAAGGCTTTTCTTTCTTTTGGAGGAACAAATTCCAATATACCTCTGTATTGATTATCCTGATCTAACATTAACCAACCAAATTTTTTCTTGCGAATTGCTCCTATTTTTACCGAATCATAT includes the following:
- a CDS encoding NAD(P)-dependent oxidoreductase: MNILILGATGRVGSQIVTYALHESHHVTVLVRTPEKIQINNENLTIIEGNVLNKDDIVRAMHGIDVVISALNTDGTTTLSESMPLIIEAMENEGIKRIITIGTAGILQSRTTPNSLRYQSSESKQKSTRAAKEHHKVYDMLKQSTLEWTIVCPTYLPDGERVGKYRIDRNFLPEGGAEISVPDTAEFSFKQIKASDYIKSRVGIAY